A DNA window from Fusarium fujikuroi IMI 58289 draft genome, chromosome FFUJ_chr11 contains the following coding sequences:
- a CDS encoding related to rhamnosidase B, giving the protein MAPLQEQQIINKLQSNWIWIPDWVDSSKQNTAARIVTFSRKFTLASRPARALLHFSADTRYKLVINGTRVAVGPARGSPLIWYYDSLDIAPHLKQGDNEIHFVVIRYFAASRGGMPFERTSFPGLTIIGDVELDGEFISLDCREGWLAQEDNSILFPMGRPDDVFLHINEHIVPTPPKDKITPVPYNIKTLNGELPPWRLRSRVIPKPEQTPASVKIIRKNVGSLDSDDWVACLSGQRPLTLAAGSSHMLEVQADVHSTAFLRWTFKAAQKSQIRMKITYSEGYENEPRSYPFFRSKSDRLDATNGHIIGPYDDITLDLPASQTIVYEPFWFRTFRVMRWEITAGSEAVELSSFEATQVNYPLAIKASWDEPGDKDAKQIWDVSIRTMRNCMFDGYSDCPFYEQLQYSGDSRSVGLFHYLLSGDDRLMRQTITNFAASVTPEGLTQSRFPSHVPQIIAGFSLYWVLQICDHHLYFGDTAYTRSFLPRIDGVFEFFESHIDELGLVSGFPEDVWQYVDWVTSWGATDTHPDKGVPTSGRESNRHTYFSMLYAYVLKQAARLVRDVGRPGYAEEYESRAASVIKAVRTHCFDGKFFTDSTADIAGEGAYSQHCQVFAVLSGVATPEERPRLLKESFSDPAFSKCSYVMIFYALRAFALGGDEVYESAWGSVWGPWRKMLANNLTTWEEDDVRQRSDCHAWGSVPIYEYCTELAGLHVIAPGSSKVLFSPRLNLSRALKATVALGSSNTATVSWSVEDDGRKKVELRLESPVCVVSKLPGGEERNCGVIDHLTLSF; this is encoded by the exons ATGGCGCCATTACAGGAACAACAA ATCATTAACAAGCTCCAATCCAATTGGATCTGGATTCCCGACTGGGTCGACTCCTCCAAACAAAACACTGCCGCACGTATCGTCACATTCAGCCGCAAGTTTACTCTCGCCTCGCGACCGGCTCGAGCGCTCCTCCATTTCTCGGCCGACACGCGGTACAAGCTCGTTATCAACGGCACTCGAGTAGCTGTTGGGCCAGCGAGAGGTAGTCCGTTGATATGGTATTATGACTCGCTCGATATTGCTCCGCACCTCAAACAAGGCGATAATGAGATTCACTTTGTAGTGATTCGCTACTTTGCAGCTTCGCGTGGTGGAATGCCTTTCGAGAGGACTTCATTCCCGGGATTGACTAttattggtgatgttgagttggATGGGGAGTTTATAAGTCTTGACTGTCGGGAAGGCTGGTTGGCTCAAGAGGATAACTCGATCCTGTTCCCAATGGGAAGACCGGACGATGTCTTCCTTCAT ATTAACGAACACATCGTACCTACCCCTCCTAAAGACAAAATCACACCTGTGCCATACAACATCAAGACACTCAACGGAGAGCTTCCGCCATGGCGTCTTCGATCTCGCGTGATCCCCAAACCGGAGCAAACACCTGCTAGTGTCAAGATCATTAGAAAGAATGTCGGAAGCTTGGACTCTGATGACTGGGTTGCATGTCTCTCAGGCCAGCGTCCTCTCACTCTGGCAGCTGGGTCCTCACACATGCTCGAGGTCCAAGCGGATGTGCATTCAACGGCATTTCTGCGCTGGACGTTCAAGGCGGCTCAAAAGAGCCAGATCCGAATGAAGATCACTTACAGCGAGGGCTATGAGAATGAACCGCGCTCTTATCCATTCTTCAGGTCTAAGTCTGACAGGCTGGATGCGACTAATGGTCATATCATCGGTCCTTACGATGACATAACCCTTGACCTGCCAGCGTCGCAGACTATAGTTTACGAACCATTTTGGTTTAGAACATTCCGTGTTATGCGGTGGGAGATCACAGCTGGATCCGAAGCTGTTGAACTGTCCTCTTTCGAAGCTACGCAGGTCAATTATCCTCTTGCTATCAAAGCCAGCTGGGACGAGCCAGGAGACAAGGACGCTAAACAGATATGGGATGTGTCCATCAGAACTATGAGAAATTGCATGTTTGACGGGTACTCAGACTGCCCCTTCTACGAACAACTCCA GTACTCCGGTGATTCTCGCTCCGTCGGCTTATTTCACTATCTTCTCTCTGGAGATGACAGACTGATGAGACAGACAATCACCAACTTTGCTGCATCCGTGACACCCGAGGGCTTAACACAGTCTCGCTTCCCCTCACACGTACCGCAGATCATCGCTGGTTTCTCGCTATACTGGGTCCTCCAGATCTGCGATCATCACCTCTACTTCGGCGACACGGCATATACACGGTCATTCCTCCCACGAATCGATGGTGTCTTTGAGTTCTTCGAGTCTCATATCGATGAACTGGGTCTTGTTAGTGGGTTTCCTGAAGATGTTTGGCAATATGTCGACTGGGTCACTTCTTGGGGCGCAACCGATACGCACCCAGACAAAGGGGTTCCAACATCAGGGCGAGAGTCGAATAGGCATACATACTTCAGTATGCTTTATGCCTATGTCTTGAAGCAGGCTGCTCGTCTGGTCCGAGATGTCGGTCGACCTGGCTACGCGGAAGAGTACGAATCTCGCGCGGCATCTGTAATCAAGGCGGTCCGCACTCATTGCTTCGATGGGAAGTTCTTCACGGATTCTACGGCTGACATCGCGGGTGAGGGGGCTTACTCCCAGCATTGCCAAGTATTTGCCGTCCTCAGTGGCGTCGCAACCCCCGAAGAACGACCACGTCTTCTAAAGGAGTCATTCTCTGATCCAGCCTTCTCCAAATGTTCCTATGTCATGATTTTCTATGCTCTGCGGGCGTTCGCTCTCGGAGGAGACGAAGTCTACGAGTCAGCATGGGGAAGTGTTTGGGGCCCTTGGCGAAAGATGTTGGCCAATAACCTCACAACCTGGGAAGAGGATGACGTGCGGCAGCGGTCAGACTGTCATGCATGGGGTAGTGTTCCTATCTACGAGTATTGCACCGAGCTGGCTGGTCTGCATGTCATAGCACCAGGGTCAAGCAAAGTCTTATTTTCGCCAAGACTGAATTTGAGTCGAGCGTTGAAGGCGACAGTAGCGCTTGGTTCGAGCAACACTGCTACAGTGTCGTGGAgtgttgaggatgatggccGAAAGAAGGTCGAGTTACGGCTCGAGTCGCCAGTTTGTGTTGTTAGTAAGTTGCCAGGCGGGGAGGAAAGGAACTGCGGTGTGATTGATCACCTTACATTGAGTTTCTAG
- a CDS encoding probable maltose permease (MalP), with product MHQAKAHTETVEDTGEGLLMRSKLDDLSVWQSVRRFKRVGCIAMLAAFSASLDGYQINLNGGIVSNPGFIRQFSTSGTTIIAGKYISAWGGIQSAGQTIGQVLLQYATERLGRKAAMMIIWVVLTASVFAESFATHWQHWLVAKLFSGMGVGMLQSTMPLYLSEISPTQLRGFFINAYSFWFVLGQLFASVALKELKANDPLDFRTPIYTQWAMIGCILIAFLLIPESPWWLASKGRVEQASQVLNRCFANVEGYDVNQQIEIMTSTLAVERQQAEQNSELGPWAVFKGRNLIRFIISGWPKITQQFVGLAVFNTYATYFFQYAGNKDPFLVTLILSSVQLISMIATATLTDSIGRRPLTVYPYAVTVVSVLCLGIIGCFDYTAKATSSLLIFFACLATFSTTGASAIGYAFAAEIPQQRLRAQTAGWSLAVSNCIAIIFSFCTPLMINGSAKWGVKTGFFFAGTGTVAVVIAWFILPEVARRTPAEIDEMFEKKVNLRKFDKFVTEVQVNAHELQDRKKVVDEV from the exons ATGCACCAGGCAAAGGCTCACACCGAGACTGTCGAGGACACAGGCGAAGGACTTCTTATGAGGTCCAAGCTTGATGACTTGAGCGTTTGGCAAAGTGTTCGCAGGTTCAAACGCGTTGGCTGTATTGCTATGCTTGCAGCCTTCTCCGCATCTCTGGATGGATATC AGATCAATCTTAATGGCGGAATCGTCTCCAATCCTGGATTCATACGACAGTTTTCTACCTCTGGCACGACCATCATCGCGGGTAAATACATTTCGGCCTGGGGAGGTATCCAGTCAGCAGGTCAGACCATCGGACAAGTC CTCCTTCAATATGCAACTGAGCGTCTTGGCCGAAAGGCTGCGATGATGATTATCTGGGTCGTTCTCACCGCG AGCGTATTTGCCGAATCATTTGCAACGCACTGGCAGCATTGGCTTGTGGCAAAGCTCTTTTCTGGCATGGGTGTTGGTATGCTGCAGTCCACCATGCCTTTGTACCTGTCCGAGATCTCTCCTACTCAGCTCCGAggtttcttcatcaacgccTACAGTTT CTGGTTTGTCCTAGGTCAGCTTTTTGCCTCGGTGgccctcaaggagctcaaagCGAACGATCCCCTCGATTTCCGAACCCCGATTTACACTCAG TGGGCGATGATCGGCTGCATCCTTATCgctttcctcctcatccccgAGTCCCCTTGGTGGCTAGCGAGCAAAGGCAGAGTTGAGCAAGCATCTCAAGTGCTGAACCGATGCTTCGCCAATGTCGAAGGCTACGATGTTAATCAACAAATC GAAATCATGACTTCTACTCTCGCCGTCGAACGCCAGCAAGCTGAGCAAAATTCCGAGCTTGGACCCTGGGCTGTGTTCAAGGGTCGTAACCTGATTCGATTCATCATCTCTGGCTGGCCCAAGATCACACAGCAGTTCGTTGGTCTAGCCGTATTTAATACCTACGCAACATATTTCT TCCAATATGCAGGAAACAAGGACCCTTTCCTCGTGACTCTCATCCTCTCATCCGTCCAGCTCATCTCGATGATCGCCACTGCAACACTTACAGATTCCATCGGTCGACGTCCTCTAACCGTTTACCCATATGCTGTCACGGTCGTTTCGGTTCTGTGCTTGGGTATCATTGGTTGCTTCGATTATACGGCCAAGGCTACTAGTTCGCTACTT ATTTTCTTCGCTTGCCTCGCTACGTTTTCCACAACTGGTGCTTCGGCCATCGGCTACGCCTTCGCGGCTGAGATTCCGCAACAGCGTCTCAGAGCCCAGACGGCTGGTTGGTCACTGGCTGTGTCTAATTGTATCGCtatcatcttcagcttctgtaCCCCATTGATGATCAACGGATCTGCCAAGTGGGGCGTCAAGACTGGTTTCTT TTTTGCTGGTACCGGCACAGTTGCTGTTGTCATCGCCTGGTTCATCCTCCCTGAGGTAGCACGCCGAACACCCGCCGAGATTGATGAAAT gtttgagaagaaggttaATCTTCGCAAATTCGACAAATTTGTCACAGAGGTTCAGGTCAACGCACACGAGCTTCAGGACAGGAAGAAGGTGGTTGATGAGGTTTGA
- a CDS encoding related to choline monooxygenase has protein sequence MDSSIFLCTTSVLVTALVLHFWRYLQQRHTRLIVPEHITFDLPDGWWSDPVRFQLERRAIFSQTWICISHRRRFRSPGDYVVYDVAGFRILMILGKDQLVRSFHNVCRHRAFPVARKQFGSATVLGCRYHGWSYNTEGKLIKAPYFDNLPGFDKTLNSLFPIHTKQDSKGFLHINVSCHEDVSATATLMGAELRLPGDIGPDTELLDSIELSGKFNWKLILNQPYDTSNPTKYSISDYDRSLRPVRHSSIENQIFFPLTTIHAISGKPFWYQLTYSPVAVDHTNLRCDIYINSPKGSFQLEETTKDSLQKEIQQKLLAFENQYKQLTTQGEKGFADAAEMHRRREAVRGFEIKPAALKQQNGNATLSKAERICQAVDCGNSGMLDW, from the exons ATGGATTCTTCGATTTTCTTATGTACCACCAGCGTGCTTGTTACTGCTCTAGTTCTTCATTTCTGGCGATATCTGCAACAACGCCATACCCGCCTGATAGTGCCGGAACATATAACCTTTGACCTGCCTGATGGATGGTGGTCAGATCCTGTTCGATTCCAGCTTGAGCGACGGGCAATCTTCAGCCAG ACATGGATATGTATAAGCCACCGCCGACGCTTTCGCTCCCCCGGCGACTATGTGGTCTATGATGTTGCTGGCTTTCGCATTCTCATGATCTTGGGTAAAGATCAGCTCGTGCGGTCCTTTCACAATGTCTGTAGACACAGGGCCTTCCCGGTCGCCCGGAAGCAGTTTGGCAGCGCTACCGTTCTCGGCTGCCGATATCATGGATGGAGCTATAACACGGAGGGCAAGCTCATAAAAGCTCCCTATTTCGACAACCTACCCGGTTTTGATAAGACTTTAAATAGTCTCTTCCCAATCCACACGAAGCAGGACAGCAAAGGCTTTCTTCATATCAACGTGAGCTGTCACGAAGACGTGTCCGCTACTGCTACTTTAATGGGCGCAGAACTGAGATTGCCTGGGGATATAGGACCAGATACAGAGCTGCTAGACAGTATTGAGCTCAGTGGAAAGTTCAATTGGAAGCTTATCC TTAACCAGCCATACGATACATCAAATCCAACGAAGTACTCGATCTCAGATTATGACCGCTCGTTGCGACCAGTAAGACACAGTTCGATTGAAAACCAAATATTCTTCCCTTTGACTACAATACACGCAATATCTGGTAAACCCTTCTGGTATCAACTAACCTACTCTCCCGTTGCCGTTGACCATACCAATTTACGCTGCGATATTTACATCAACAGTCCCAAGGGCTCTTTCCAACTCGAGGAGACTACCAAGGATTCACTTCAAAAGGAGATACAGCAAAAGCTACTAGCCTTTGAGAATCAGTACAAGCAGCTAACCACTCAAGGAGAAAAAGGTTTTG CTGATGCGGCTGAAATGCATCGGCGACGGGAAGCAGTCCGAGGCTTTGAAATCAAGCCCGCGGCGCTAAAGCAGCAAAATGGCAACGCCACCCTCTCAAAAGCTGAAAGAA TCTGCCAAGCCGTGGACTGCGGCAACTCCGGAATGCTAGATTGGTAA